GGCTTCATAATCATCTTCGGTGATGTACTGGTGATTGAACCCATAAACGAGTTTTGCTTTCTGTGAGTCAATATTTACCAATCGTGGGCGGACTTTTCCGTTTTCGTCTTCCACATCTTTCAGATAGAGCGGGGCGATGTCGCCTGTGGGGTCGGCGGTTACCATACACCCTGTAGCGCCCTGGTCGAATAGTTTTTTTACACCCATGCCAAGAAGTGCACAATAAAGCAGGTCGAAAGCAACAGGCTGCACACACCTGATCTCGTAACCAATCTCAACCGGTCGGCTTTTCACTGCCAATTTAAGTCGTTTCAGTTCGCGCTGAGCAAGGATATTAAAGATATGAGCTTTGCTAACATTGCCCAACTCAGGGTGGCCATGGTCATCATAGGTGAAGTTGATGCCGGTGGATTCAATTTCGGCATCCGACATAAAGTGGAACACCCCTTCGCTGATGATCACGGCTCCATAAGTAATTCCAAGGATTTTACGCTTTAAGATGGCAGAAATAATCAGCCGGACAATCTTGCGGTTGGTCAGTTCGGTTTTGTTAAACATCTCCGGTATGATAATCATAGGATAATGACATGCTGCGCCGATACCGAAAGCAAGGTGACCCGCTTCTCTCCCCATTACCGCAACTATGAACCAGTTGCCACTGGTACGGGCATCTTCATAAACGGTTTGGGCAATTCTCACCCCTTCCTGCTTGGCCGACTGGTAACCGAATGTAGGCGATCCTTCGGGCAAAGGCAGGTCATTGTCAATGGTTTTCGGAACGTGTATATTTTGGATCTTCACCTTATGCTCCTGCAGGTATTTGGCAATCCTGTTGGCTGTTGAGGCCGTATCATCACCACCGATAGTAACCAGCAGTTTAACATTGTTTTGAAC
Above is a window of Bacteroidales bacterium DNA encoding:
- a CDS encoding 6-phosphofructokinase translates to MKQTIAILAGGGPAPGINTVIGTIAKVFLASGYRVLGLHGGFQSLFIDNPEMTEINFDQADKIHKQGGSALRMSRYKPKDAEFRTDFFVQNNVKLLVTIGGDDTASTANRIAKYLQEHKVKIQNIHVPKTIDNDLPLPEGSPTFGYQSAKQEGVRIAQTVYEDARTSGNWFIVAVMGREAGHLAFGIGAACHYPMIIIPEMFNKTELTNRKIVRLIISAILKRKILGITYGAVIISEGVFHFMSDAEIESTGINFTYDDHGHPELGNVSKAHIFNILAQRELKRLKLAVKSRPVEIGYEIRCVQPVAFDLLYCALLGMGVKKLFDQGATGCMVTADPTGDIAPLYLKDVEDENGKVRPRLVNIDSQKAKLVYGFNHQYITEDDYEAASAYVENPEEFDFYKILNWEKIEIV